The DNA segment ACAACTGCGATGAAAGGTTCTACTGAGGAAGCTCAATTTACAAAAGCATAATGATTAAAAACGCTGCTATCAAAATGGCAGCGTTTTTATTGGTGTGTAACTTCAGGTATGATTGTCTCAAGTTCAAGTAACCTTCCTTAAAATGTCCTTATGCTTGTCGTCTGTATTGAGGTGTTTTTTTGATTGAATATATCAACAAAAAAATCACATGGAATAAGGAGTTCCATGTGATTTTTATATTAAGTAAGTTTACTTTGAATTTGCTTATATTCAATCGTTAATTCGATAAAACGCTCTCTATTTCGTTGGTCAAGTGCTTCATTAATTTGTGCTTCTAATTGATTTTTGCGATATAACAGGTTAGCCTCATCAAGGATCATTTGAATATAGATATCCATTTCTACAGAACTAATATGTTGTTTATCTTTAATATGTTGTTGTTGTACGTGATGAAATTTTTTTTGGTTCATTAATTATCACCCCTGATGTCCTTTTATTTATTATAGAAGGAATAGAAAGAAAGTGCAATAATAATTTTGATTTTTCTGATAATTAATTCTGTTAATTATGGGTTAATTTTACTGAATTTAAGATTAATTACTTATTTGAGTAACTTATAGTTAATTATTAGTTTTGAAGCATTAATATCATAATTCCAATAAAAATAAGTAATGCTGCCCACAATGCAAAGGTGAAAAAAGTGCTTAATGCAATAATGATAAAAATGGTACTACAATATGCTGGCCAAAATAAAACATGCGGTGATGAAGAACGAATTTGCAGTGTATGTCCTAATA comes from the Bacillus solimangrovi genome and includes:
- a CDS encoding IDEAL domain-containing protein, whose translation is MNQKKFHHVQQQHIKDKQHISSVEMDIYIQMILDEANLLYRKNQLEAQINEALDQRNRERFIELTIEYKQIQSKLT